Within the Mucilaginibacter sp. CSA2-8R genome, the region GGCTTGACTATCATCTACCGATTGCGGCCAACTGTCGGCAATGGCCTGACGGGGATCGTGCTCGGCATAGCTAATGGTAAATTCCGGAATATGCTGTTTAATTTCGGTAGCGAGCTCTTCGGGCGTAAAGCTGATTCCACCCAGATTATAGCTCGACCGGATGCTGATGCGTTCGGCCGGTGCTTCCATCAATTGCAAAGTTGCCCTAATGGCGTCTTCCATATACATCATCGGCAACTTGGTGCCAGCCGACAAAAAGCTTTGATAGGTGCCCGTTTTTAAGGCTTCATAAAATATATGAATAGCATAATCGGTAGTGCCGCCGCCCGGAGCCGCTTTCCAGCTAATGAGTCCGGGGTAGCGAATGCTGCGTACGTCCAACCCATATTTAGTGTGGTAATATTCGCACCAGCGCTCTCCCGCCAATTTACTGAACCCATAAACCGTATTGGGATCCATCACACAATACTGCGGCGTATCTTGCTTAGGCGAACGTGGGCCAAACACGGCAATGGAGCTTGGCCAAAAAACTTTGGCTGTTTTAAATTCAACTGCAAGGTCGAGCACATTAATCAGGCCATTCATGTTTAAATCCCAGGCCAGCTTAGGTTTTTGCTCACCAACTGCCGACAGGATAGCTGCTAACAAGTAAACTTGTGTAGGCTGATGTTTTTGAAACAAACCTCGTAGTGTTTCTTTATCCAGAACATTGGCAAACTCAAACGGGCCGCTATCTTTAATAGCATCAACCGGGTTATTAATATCTGAGGCTATTACCTGTTGACCACTATGTTGTTTACGCAGGGCTATCACCAATTCGGTACCAATCTGGCCGTTAGCGCCAATTACTAAAATTTTTTCGCTCATGCAGTAGCTTTTAAAACGCGCAAAGGTAAAAATTTGCCGATAATCCGACCCGTTGTAATTGGAGTAAAAGCATGGTCTATTTGCTATAAAATCCACCAATTTGATATAGATTTCAACCTAATGATCAAATTTTGTTTACATTTGAGAATTAACGTTTTTTAATTACTAAAAGTTTAAACAAGACAATGAAAGTCGCAGTTGTAGGCGCCACCGGCTTGGTAGGCACTAAAATGTTGCAGGTTCTCGAAGAACGCAACTTTCCGGTTACAGAATTAATCCCCGTGGCATCCGAAAAAAGTGTAGGTAAAGAAGTTACCTTTAAGGGTAAGCCATATAAGGTGGTTACTGCCGGCGATGCGATAAAGCAAAAGCCTGATATTGCGTTGTTTTCGGCCGGTGGCAGCACCTCGTTAGAGCAAGCCCCATTATTTGCTGAGGCTGGCATTACCGTAATTGACAACTCATCGGCCTGGCGCATGGATCCTACCAAAAAACTGGTAGTGCCCGAGGTAAATGCCGACGTATTAACTGCCGAAGATAAGATTATTGCTAACCCAAACTGCTCTACCATACAAATGGTGGTAGCTTTAAAACCGCTGCACGATAAATATAAAATTAAACGCGTAGTGGTATCTACCTACCAATCTGTAACTGGTACAGGCGTTAAGGCGGTTGACCAGTTATTTAATGAGCGCAAAGGTATTGATGGCCCTAAGGTTTACCCATACCAGATTGACCTGAACGTATTGCCGCATATTGATGTTTTTCAGGATAACGGCTATACCAAGGAGGAAATGAAGATGATACTGGAAACCAAAAAAATTATGGGCGATGACAGTATCCGCGTAACAGCTACTACAGTACGTATACCGGTAATTGGCGGTCACTCAGAATCGGTAAACATCGAGTTTGAAAATGATTTTGACCTTACCGAGCTTCGCGAGTTATTAAGCAACTCGCCTGGCATTATCGTGGTAGATGATGTAGCTAACCTGAAATACCCGATGCCCCTGGACGCTCACGAAAAAGACGAGGTATTTGTTGGCCGTCTCCGCAGAGATGAAACGCAGCCTAACACTTTAAATGCTTGGATTGTATCAGACAACCTGCGTAAAGGTGCTGCTACCAATGCTGTGCAAATAGCCGAATACCTGGTAGCCAAAAAATTAGTAGGCGACGCTGTTGAAGCTTAATCGGCAATTATCAACTAAACAAAAATGGGGAAGTGTAAGCTTCCCCATTTTTGTTTAACCGCATATTTACATCTGCATAAGCTTTACATTCTTGCTCTAACTAACCATTTCGGTAACCGTTTTTTCGATGATGTCACAACAGGTATCCATTTGCTGGGCGGTAATTACCAGCGGCGGCGAAAAGCGGATAGTATGCCCATGAGTAGGCTTGGCCAGCAAACCGTTATCTTTTAATTTCATACATACATCCCAAGCCGTAAAATTTAGCCCGCCTGCAATATCGATAGCATTTAGCAAGCCCCTGCCGCGTACAGCGGTTATTATTCGCGGGTAACTGTTTTGCAACTGCTGCATACGTTCCCTAAAAGTCAAACCCAATTCAAAAGCATTTTCAGGCAGTTCTTCATCAGCAATAACTTTTAAAGCGGTAACTGACACGGCAGCAGCCAATGGGTTACCCCCAAAAGTAGAACCATGTTCGCCCGGACGAATGCACAGCATCACATCATCATTAGCCAGCACAGCTGATACCGGCAGCACGCCGCCGGCCATCGCTTTACCAATAATCAACACATCGGCTTGCACATCATCATAATAACTGGCTAATAGTTTACCTGTACGGCCAATGCCGGTTTGTATTTCGTCGGCTAATAACAGCACGTTATATTGTTTACACAGGTTGTGCACCGCCGCCAGGTACCCTTCCTGCGGCACAATTACACCAGCTTCGCCTTGTATGGGTTCTACTAAAAATGCACAAATATCAGGATTGCTTTTCAGCTGAGCCTCCAAAGCTTCTAAATCGTTATAAGGTACGATAGTAAACCCGGGCAGGTAAGGGCCAAACTGATCTTTAGATTCAGGACTGTCTGAAAAAGAAACAATGCCTGTAGTGCGCCCATGAAAGTTACCCCCGGCCACTAAAATGTGGGCCCGGTTATCAGCAATACCTTTATGCTGGTAAGCCCATTTCCGGGCCAGCTTAATAGCTGTTTCAACCGCTTCAGCGCCCGAGTTCATAAACAGGGCCTTATTATAACCAAATAGCTGGCAAACATACTCTTCGGCTTTGCCTAACTGATCGTTATAAAACGCGCGGGACGTTAACGTAAGCTGTTGTGCCTGCGTAACCAGTGCATTAATAATGCGCGGATGGCAATGCCCCTGGTTTACGGCACTATAAGCCGATAAAAAATCGAAGTACTGCTTTCCTTCTACATCCCATAAGTAAACACCCTCGCCCTTAGATAATACTACCGGCAACGGGTGATAATTGTGTGCACCGTAGCGCTCCTCGGTATCTATAAAATCTTGAGTGTGAGATAAAGTAAGCATAAACGTAATTAAGTTAGCATTATAATAATAACGCTTTGCGCCGACTGATATTGGGCTAAAGCGGCCCTTAAGGTAACAAATATGTAGCTGATAACCTGCCAGGGAGTTAAAAATCGTATTTTAAGTATATTGCGTGGTAAAAACTAATTAACAAAACTGGCTTTATCTTTAAGATGAATAAATTTTTACTTCCTGCATTGGCTATGGCATTTACAGCTACGGCTTATGCACAAACCCCTGCCCTAACCGTAAAAGATTACGAGCATGCCGAAAGTATGATGGGCTACAATACAGCACCCTACGTTGATGGTGCCAACATACGCCCAAACTGGCTGCCTGGCGATAGGCTTTGGTACCGGGTATTAACCGCTAAGGGCGCCGAATTTGTAATGGTTGATCCGGCTAAAGGAACACGCAGCCCGGCATTTGATCATCAAAAAATGGCTGCGGCACTATCAACAGCAACCGGAACCCAATACAGTGCCGATAAACTGCCTATTCAGGCTATTATGCCATCTGATGATGGCAAGTCGGTATCGTTATATGCTAACGGCAAGGCTTGGAAAGCAGATTTGCAAAACTATACGTTAAGCGAAGACGCGGGACAGCGTATGCCACGGCCCATGGCCATGGGCCGAAGAGGTGGCGGGTTTAACGAAGCAGCATCGCCGGATGGCAAAAAGACTGCTTTTATTAAAGATTACAACTTATGGGTACGCGACCTTGCCTCGGGCAAAGAAACCCAGTTAACTACCGATGGTGTAAAAGATTTTGGCTACGCTACCGATAATGCCGGATGGAAACATAGCGACCGGGCAATACTGCAATGGTCGCCCGACTCCAGGAAAATTGCCACTTTTAAACAAGACCAGCGTAAGGTGGGCAACATGTACCTGGTTACGACTAACGTGGGTACACCCAAACTGAGCAGCTGGAAATATCCTTTGCCGGGTGACAAAGAAATTGCCATGATTTACCGCTGTATTATTGAGGTAGACCAGCCTAAAGTAATCATGCTTAAGGTGCAGCCGGACCCACACCGCGCCACGTTGAGCGATGATATAGCGAGCAGCGGTACTTTTGATGATGTAAACTGGACGCCCGATGGCAGCCAGCTGGCATTTGTATCTACCTCGCGCGACCATAAGCAGGAAAAAGTGCGCATTGCCAACGCTGCCACCGGCGATGTGCGCGAGGTTTTTGAAGAGGTAGTGCCTACACAGTTTGAATCGGGCTGGGATGCCATTAACTGGCGCTACCTGCCCAAAAGCAATGAGATCATCTGGTTTTCGGAACGCGACAACTGGGGCCATTTGTATTTATACAATGCCCAAACCGGCAAAGTAAAAAACCTGATCACTCAAGGTGATTTTGTGGTAAAGCAATTGCTTAAGGTTGATGAAAAAAACCGGCAGCTCTACTTTTTAGGGGGCGGCCGCGAAGCTGGCAATCCTTATTTCAGTTACCTATACCGCGTTAATTTCGACGGTAAAAAGCTCACTTTACTAACGCCTGAAAACGGCAATCACCAAATTACGTTTTCGCCTACCGAAAACTATTTTTTAGATATCTATTCAAAGCCGGATGTACCAGGTGCAATGGTAATGTGCAGTCTGAACGGCAAACTGGTGGCTACTTTAGAAAAAACGGACATATCACGGCTAACAGCTACCGGCTGGAAAGCGCCTACAGCTATTACTGTAAAGGCGGCCGATGGCAAAACCGACTTGTACGGACTGATGTTTACGCCAACCCGGCTCGACCCTGCAAAAAAGTACCCGATTATCAATTATATCTACCCCGGACCACAAGGTGGCAGCGTAGGCAGCTGGTCATTCTCGGCGGCGCGGGGCGACCACCAGGCACTGGCTGAACTGGGTTTTGTAGTAGTACTGATAGAAGGCACCAGCAATCCTTTACGCTCCAAAAGCTATCATGACATGAACTACGGGCATATGTCTGAAAACACTTTACCCGACCAGGTGAGCGGCATGCAGCAACTGGCACAAAAATATCCGTATATAGATATTAACCGTGCTGGTATATGGGGGCATTCGGGTGGTGGTTATGCTACAGCGGCAGCCATGTTTCGCTACCCTGATTTTTTTAAAGTAGGTATCTCAGAATCGGGTAACCACGAAAATCGTAACTACGAGGA harbors:
- a CDS encoding DPP IV N-terminal domain-containing protein produces the protein MNKFLLPALAMAFTATAYAQTPALTVKDYEHAESMMGYNTAPYVDGANIRPNWLPGDRLWYRVLTAKGAEFVMVDPAKGTRSPAFDHQKMAAALSTATGTQYSADKLPIQAIMPSDDGKSVSLYANGKAWKADLQNYTLSEDAGQRMPRPMAMGRRGGGFNEAASPDGKKTAFIKDYNLWVRDLASGKETQLTTDGVKDFGYATDNAGWKHSDRAILQWSPDSRKIATFKQDQRKVGNMYLVTTNVGTPKLSSWKYPLPGDKEIAMIYRCIIEVDQPKVIMLKVQPDPHRATLSDDIASSGTFDDVNWTPDGSQLAFVSTSRDHKQEKVRIANAATGDVREVFEEVVPTQFESGWDAINWRYLPKSNEIIWFSERDNWGHLYLYNAQTGKVKNLITQGDFVVKQLLKVDEKNRQLYFLGGGREAGNPYFSYLYRVNFDGKKLTLLTPENGNHQITFSPTENYFLDIYSKPDVPGAMVMCSLNGKLVATLEKTDISRLTATGWKAPTAITVKAADGKTDLYGLMFTPTRLDPAKKYPIINYIYPGPQGGSVGSWSFSAARGDHQALAELGFVVVLIEGTSNPLRSKSYHDMNYGHMSENTLPDQVSGMQQLAQKYPYIDINRAGIWGHSGGGYATAAAMFRYPDFFKVGISESGNHENRNYEDDWGERYIGLETKDASGKSNYEDQANQNFAKNLKGKLMLAHGMMDDNVPPYNTLLVVEALEKANKDYDLVIFPNSAHGYGPYSPYMMRRRWDYFVRNLLGAETPKEYQLKTKFDPRNGQ
- a CDS encoding aspartate-semialdehyde dehydrogenase; its protein translation is MKVAVVGATGLVGTKMLQVLEERNFPVTELIPVASEKSVGKEVTFKGKPYKVVTAGDAIKQKPDIALFSAGGSTSLEQAPLFAEAGITVIDNSSAWRMDPTKKLVVPEVNADVLTAEDKIIANPNCSTIQMVVALKPLHDKYKIKRVVVSTYQSVTGTGVKAVDQLFNERKGIDGPKVYPYQIDLNVLPHIDVFQDNGYTKEEMKMILETKKIMGDDSIRVTATTVRIPVIGGHSESVNIEFENDFDLTELRELLSNSPGIIVVDDVANLKYPMPLDAHEKDEVFVGRLRRDETQPNTLNAWIVSDNLRKGAATNAVQIAEYLVAKKLVGDAVEA
- a CDS encoding NAD-dependent epimerase/dehydratase family protein, which gives rise to MSEKILVIGANGQIGTELVIALRKQHSGQQVIASDINNPVDAIKDSGPFEFANVLDKETLRGLFQKHQPTQVYLLAAILSAVGEQKPKLAWDLNMNGLINVLDLAVEFKTAKVFWPSSIAVFGPRSPKQDTPQYCVMDPNTVYGFSKLAGERWCEYYHTKYGLDVRSIRYPGLISWKAAPGGGTTDYAIHIFYEALKTGTYQSFLSAGTKLPMMYMEDAIRATLQLMEAPAERISIRSSYNLGGISFTPEELATEIKQHIPEFTISYAEHDPRQAIADSWPQSVDDSQAEQDWQWQLEYDLPRMTAEMLKNLKNTLNL
- the rocD gene encoding ornithine--oxo-acid transaminase codes for the protein MLTLSHTQDFIDTEERYGAHNYHPLPVVLSKGEGVYLWDVEGKQYFDFLSAYSAVNQGHCHPRIINALVTQAQQLTLTSRAFYNDQLGKAEEYVCQLFGYNKALFMNSGAEAVETAIKLARKWAYQHKGIADNRAHILVAGGNFHGRTTGIVSFSDSPESKDQFGPYLPGFTIVPYNDLEALEAQLKSNPDICAFLVEPIQGEAGVIVPQEGYLAAVHNLCKQYNVLLLADEIQTGIGRTGKLLASYYDDVQADVLIIGKAMAGGVLPVSAVLANDDVMLCIRPGEHGSTFGGNPLAAAVSVTALKVIADEELPENAFELGLTFRERMQQLQNSYPRIITAVRGRGLLNAIDIAGGLNFTAWDVCMKLKDNGLLAKPTHGHTIRFSPPLVITAQQMDTCCDIIEKTVTEMVS